One genomic segment of Bradyrhizobium prioriisuperbiae includes these proteins:
- a CDS encoding glutathione S-transferase family protein: MTQLTIIGSEKSRTMRVLWMAAELGLEFRHIPWGIEDDALRDDRFLRINPNGRVPAIIDGSFSLWESLAINMYLAKKYGTVSDDSAPLYPRSLEGEALAWQWTLWAMAELEKPLEAIRFHRSLQSADCNEAAAIAAIRELDRPMAALESVLIHQEYLLGRDFSVADINVAGVLSPSRIIELPTDRYPAIQAWTRRCHGRDAAVRVRRNGGRHDAPRSFHRK, encoded by the coding sequence ATGACTCAGCTAACGATCATCGGTAGCGAAAAATCTCGCACAATGCGTGTGTTGTGGATGGCCGCCGAGCTCGGTCTGGAATTTCGGCATATTCCCTGGGGAATCGAAGACGATGCATTGAGAGACGACCGCTTTCTACGTATAAACCCGAATGGGCGCGTCCCTGCGATCATTGATGGCAGCTTTAGTCTATGGGAGTCGCTGGCGATCAATATGTATCTCGCCAAGAAATATGGAACAGTAAGCGACGATTCTGCGCCGCTCTATCCTAGGTCGCTTGAGGGAGAGGCACTCGCCTGGCAGTGGACCCTTTGGGCAATGGCCGAGCTTGAGAAGCCGCTTGAAGCGATTCGATTTCACCGGTCCTTACAATCGGCTGATTGCAACGAGGCCGCTGCAATAGCGGCAATTCGTGAGCTGGACAGGCCCATGGCAGCCCTTGAGTCTGTGCTGATCCACCAGGAATATTTGCTGGGCAGAGATTTTTCCGTCGCGGATATCAATGTTGCTGGCGTTCTATCGCCCTCGCGTATCATCGAGCTACCGACGGACCGATATCCCGCCATCCAGGCATGGACGCGTCGCTGCCACGGTCGTGACGCGGCGGTTCGTGTCCGTCGAAATGGTGGACGACACGACGCGCCTAGGTCCTTTCACCGAAAATAA
- a CDS encoding MFS transporter, producing MAPSSRGAPADEFRRGWPVVAACFCVATFAWGFGFYGKSVYVGVLHDARGWPLSLITTATTIFYFAGGVALIYVHRVIRTLGPQFLLFLGIVILGVATIGFTWSQSPWQLFAWSLLMAVGWACTTVTAIAITISYWFDRRRGFALKMALNGASAGGFTIAPLMASAIDRFGLENGVALLVIACLVLLVPTIFIGIRRNPPSAVSVVGPEQASAKHDDRPALQNEGEAFRSLHFWSIALPFALSLTAQVGFIINQVALLLPHLGIDGAGIAIALTAIAAVVGRSALAPFIDRLNQRRASSIAFAWQAAGLAVIIIMPDSTAALYIGCIIVGLSVGNIVSLPILVIQHEFAPRSFGLVVGLNSTVITLISAAGPALFGLAHDLSGTYAASLCLCIGLQMASCLTILCSPRAVRSSAAVAETG from the coding sequence ATGGCGCCATCGTCCCGCGGTGCACCGGCTGACGAATTCCGGCGTGGATGGCCAGTCGTGGCTGCCTGCTTTTGCGTTGCAACATTCGCCTGGGGTTTCGGCTTCTATGGTAAGTCTGTGTATGTCGGTGTCTTGCATGACGCGCGTGGCTGGCCACTTTCGTTGATTACGACGGCGACGACGATTTTTTATTTCGCGGGCGGTGTTGCACTCATCTACGTTCATCGCGTCATTAGAACCTTAGGACCTCAGTTCCTGCTCTTTTTGGGTATTGTGATCCTCGGTGTCGCGACCATCGGCTTCACCTGGTCGCAGTCTCCCTGGCAGCTTTTCGCCTGGAGCCTTCTCATGGCCGTCGGTTGGGCCTGCACGACTGTCACAGCGATTGCGATTACAATTTCGTACTGGTTTGACCGCCGCCGTGGGTTTGCCTTGAAGATGGCATTAAATGGCGCAAGCGCTGGCGGCTTTACGATAGCGCCGTTGATGGCCAGCGCCATTGATCGCTTTGGCCTCGAGAACGGAGTTGCGCTACTGGTCATTGCATGTCTCGTCCTCCTCGTCCCAACGATCTTCATCGGAATAAGGCGCAATCCGCCCTCGGCTGTTAGCGTTGTCGGGCCAGAGCAGGCTTCAGCAAAGCACGATGATCGTCCGGCTCTTCAGAATGAGGGAGAGGCATTCCGCAGCCTGCATTTCTGGTCGATTGCCCTGCCTTTCGCATTGTCACTTACGGCGCAAGTTGGCTTCATCATCAACCAAGTTGCTCTGTTGTTGCCCCATCTCGGCATCGACGGCGCTGGCATCGCGATCGCACTTACCGCAATCGCAGCAGTTGTGGGGCGGTCCGCCTTGGCTCCGTTTATCGACAGGCTGAACCAGCGACGCGCATCATCTATCGCTTTCGCTTGGCAGGCGGCGGGCCTCGCCGTGATAATAATCATGCCGGATAGTACGGCCGCTCTCTACATTGGTTGCATCATTGTTGGACTTTCCGTTGGAAATATTGTCTCTCTGCCGATACTTGTCATCCAGCACGAGTTTGCTCCCCGTTCGTTTGGTCTCGTCGTTGGCCTCAACTCTACTGTGATTACGCTGATCAGCGCCGCGGGACCGGCCCTCTTCGGTCTCGCGCATGATTTGAGTGGAACCTATGCGGCTTCGCTTTGCCTTTGCATTGGCCTACAAATGGCAAGTTGCCTTACAATTCTGTGCTCACCGCGGGCTGTTCGTAGTTCAGCGGCGGTAGCTGAAACCGGCTAG
- a CDS encoding isopenicillin N synthase family dioxygenase, which yields MHSSSRASRTATAEEIPILDLALSSQSGGFASLAQKLRSACQTYGFFYVCNHGIPREISDAAFAASRRYFALPFEEKLKDKIDERFRRGFMPQGINQHAGHVPDLHESFDFMIDLPVDDPDVAAGLPLHGPNRWPSAHPWLREASEAYLVATIGLGQRLLKLFAASLSMDDEFFLRFCRKPMVAARLLHYLAQSAEDNGFGAAPHTDFGMITILAQDDVGGLEIQKRDGKWIGAPFIPDTFVVNLGDLFKIWTNDVYVSNPHRVIAPGGRERFSIPMFFNLDYRTPVQCLDVCLREGDVPKYKPTTSGDYLLGRYREVLKYD from the coding sequence ATGCACTCAAGTTCACGCGCATCTCGAACAGCGACGGCGGAGGAGATTCCAATTCTGGATCTCGCGCTGAGTTCTCAGTCCGGTGGTTTTGCCTCATTAGCTCAGAAACTCAGGAGCGCGTGTCAAACTTATGGCTTCTTCTACGTTTGCAATCATGGAATTCCGCGGGAAATATCCGACGCCGCTTTTGCGGCGTCGCGTCGGTACTTTGCACTTCCGTTCGAAGAAAAGCTCAAAGATAAGATAGACGAGAGGTTTCGACGCGGGTTCATGCCGCAGGGCATCAATCAGCATGCGGGCCACGTTCCAGATCTGCATGAGAGCTTTGACTTTATGATCGATCTGCCGGTCGACGATCCGGACGTAGCTGCTGGCCTCCCTCTACATGGCCCAAATCGATGGCCGAGCGCCCACCCGTGGTTACGCGAAGCTTCGGAAGCGTACCTCGTGGCAACTATCGGACTTGGTCAGAGGCTCCTGAAGTTATTTGCAGCCAGCCTCAGCATGGACGATGAATTCTTTCTACGCTTTTGCAGAAAGCCGATGGTCGCCGCACGACTGCTCCATTACCTGGCACAGTCGGCAGAAGACAATGGCTTTGGCGCTGCACCGCATACCGACTTTGGCATGATCACGATTCTGGCGCAGGATGATGTAGGAGGATTAGAGATACAAAAACGAGACGGAAAATGGATCGGCGCGCCATTTATCCCGGATACGTTCGTCGTAAATCTTGGCGATCTATTCAAGATATGGACAAACGACGTGTATGTCTCGAATCCTCACAGGGTGATAGCTCCTGGCGGGAGAGAGCGCTTCTCGATCCCGATGTTCTTCAACCTTGACTATCGTACACCCGTTCAATGTTTGGATGTTTGCCTGCGTGAGGGCGACGTGCCGAAATACAAACCTACAACGTCCGGCGACTATCTCCTCGGCCGATATAGGGAGGTCTTGAAATACGACTGA
- a CDS encoding acyl carrier protein, with product MRTEAEIGNWLVAQIAARCSLEKSQVDPDRDLAEYCLESSEAVDLALALELWLDREIDLTLFWEEKTVNDFVRAICRQA from the coding sequence GTGCGCACTGAAGCGGAAATTGGAAACTGGCTAGTTGCGCAAATCGCAGCGCGGTGTAGTCTCGAAAAATCTCAAGTTGATCCAGATCGAGATCTTGCCGAGTATTGTTTGGAATCAAGTGAAGCCGTCGACCTTGCCCTTGCGCTGGAGCTTTGGTTGGACAGAGAAATCGATCTGACGCTTTTTTGGGAAGAAAAGACCGTCAATGACTTCGTAAGAGCCATCTGCCGACAAGCTTGA
- a CDS encoding radical SAM protein, giving the protein MLNHVFIRLLDTCNLECAHCYASCGPKAPDRLPMEAVLGLTRQLGSLQPRHVHLEGGEAFAYRGFWDVLDALNLNNIKPAITSNGLIVDERLIARLVGRVSKLTFSIDGHTAEVHDQIRRRKGSFDRAVNAVQLSVQAKIPTHMISVVWKKSVDHADDLVALAERLVVERLLLFSCGRIGAAVHHWEELSCDFEAWTRYLKRVRVLARTRPWIWFEVDRVRREELGSYIDDDYRPICVRAPRDSVTIDPRGDVYPCGYFIPLKKSLGSILEAPLAEIVRREQDGERYSGACKDPWKVRSDGIVELCKLYSVNYAGLPDASRPAGQTAE; this is encoded by the coding sequence ATGTTAAATCATGTGTTTATACGTCTGCTCGATACCTGCAATCTTGAATGTGCGCATTGCTACGCATCTTGCGGGCCGAAGGCCCCTGACCGTCTTCCGATGGAGGCCGTCCTCGGTCTTACTAGACAGCTCGGGTCGTTGCAGCCACGGCACGTCCACCTAGAGGGTGGTGAGGCGTTTGCTTATCGAGGCTTCTGGGATGTGCTCGACGCGCTGAATTTGAACAATATCAAGCCCGCGATCACGTCGAATGGCCTGATCGTCGACGAGCGTTTAATCGCAAGACTTGTCGGACGCGTGAGCAAGCTGACCTTCAGTATCGATGGACATACTGCGGAGGTGCACGACCAGATTCGACGACGCAAGGGATCGTTCGATCGAGCGGTAAATGCCGTCCAGCTTTCGGTGCAGGCCAAGATACCAACACATATGATTTCGGTCGTTTGGAAGAAGAGCGTCGACCATGCCGACGATCTGGTTGCCCTTGCCGAACGTTTGGTGGTCGAAAGGCTATTGCTCTTCAGCTGCGGGCGCATTGGCGCGGCTGTGCACCATTGGGAGGAGCTTAGCTGCGACTTCGAGGCCTGGACTCGATACCTGAAGCGAGTAAGAGTGCTGGCAAGGACACGGCCTTGGATCTGGTTTGAGGTCGATCGTGTGCGCCGCGAAGAACTGGGTTCCTATATCGACGACGACTACCGTCCGATCTGTGTTCGCGCACCACGGGACTCGGTGACTATCGACCCACGTGGAGATGTCTATCCCTGTGGCTATTTCATCCCGCTCAAGAAATCCCTTGGAAGCATCCTGGAAGCACCGCTTGCCGAAATTGTACGGCGTGAACAAGACGGCGAGCGATACAGCGGCGCCTGCAAGGACCCTTGGAAGGTCCGCTCCGACGGTATTGTGGAGCTCTGCAAGCTATACTCAGTGAACTATGCCGGGTTGCCCGATGCGTCACGGCCGGCAGGGCAGACTGCAGAATAA
- a CDS encoding SMP-30/gluconolactonase/LRE family protein — MTDLTKSRMTAAIDGGKYFEGPRWHQGRLWFVDCLARKLLSIGPSRDLRQHATFNDAPCGMGVLPDGRLVVLTTFRRRLLAFSNEQLSLYADLSHIAAGTLGDMVVDGLGRAYVGDLGIAWPLALKRGATGRIILVMPDGKMRVVAEGLHFPTGIAVSADHRRLTIAEMDRAYLAEYDIDTDGGLRFNRGFECAEGPTGICLDRDGSIWVASFGEGAFVQLDSEGRERRRINLPGRRGVACALGGDDRKTLFCLSAATSPQELKHGRSSARIDLLEVEAPGSGYP; from the coding sequence TTGACCGATTTGACGAAATCGAGAATGACAGCTGCGATCGATGGAGGGAAATATTTTGAGGGGCCGCGATGGCATCAAGGGCGACTTTGGTTCGTCGATTGCCTCGCCCGAAAGTTGTTGAGTATTGGCCCTTCACGAGACCTTCGGCAACATGCAACGTTTAACGATGCTCCCTGCGGCATGGGTGTCCTGCCTGACGGTAGGCTTGTGGTTCTGACAACTTTTCGCAGGCGTTTGCTCGCTTTCTCTAATGAGCAACTATCGCTCTATGCGGATTTGTCCCACATTGCCGCCGGCACGCTGGGCGATATGGTCGTCGACGGATTGGGGCGCGCGTATGTCGGCGACCTTGGCATCGCTTGGCCGCTAGCCCTAAAGCGAGGAGCTACGGGTCGTATCATTTTGGTCATGCCAGATGGCAAGATGCGCGTCGTAGCCGAGGGATTACACTTTCCTACCGGAATCGCGGTCTCCGCCGATCACCGCCGGCTCACGATTGCCGAGATGGATCGCGCATATCTGGCTGAGTATGACATCGATACCGACGGCGGCTTGCGCTTCAATCGAGGTTTCGAATGCGCTGAAGGACCCACGGGCATTTGTTTGGATCGTGACGGATCGATTTGGGTCGCCTCATTTGGCGAGGGCGCCTTTGTCCAGCTGGACAGCGAGGGAAGAGAGCGGCGAAGAATTAACCTTCCGGGACGGCGAGGCGTCGCTTGCGCTCTCGGCGGTGATGATAGAAAAACACTGTTTTGCCTAAGTGCTGCTACTTCTCCTCAAGAGCTCAAACACGGAAGGTCGTCTGCTCGGATCGACCTCCTTGAGGTCGAAGCTCCCGGTTCCGGCTATCCGTGA
- a CDS encoding AMP-binding protein, producing the protein MEAHIWEKSYPVGTQWGAPLPPAATIEHFLEKAADKLPERAAVTFYDQVLTYSELWQLAKRAARGLQQQGVGPGVQVGLHLSNCPQLVICFFAILVAGGRVVLLNPELAEGEIRNQVADSEIRLAITFAATKISERIAPLLKSGDLDTLVVCTAEDLPCRGILSVSPSFYRTPEPREMKFKDLIANDGLFVYHPRGALDREIAVILYTGGTTGLPKGVMLSHAGLCAMVNIDLAWTGNCRRYGKDTTLVVLPLFHVFGMSILMLSSIAAAAHIVLHVRFDPEQILLDIKRMRVTTFAAVPTMYAAIIDLLESKISDLSSLRYCTCGGAPIAADMLAKFETLTGQMLREGYGLTETAAVAAMHPLEGPIRPGTVGVPQPHTVIEIVDFETGMTVLPHGEQGEVCIRGPQLMSGYWKQPDETAFVFRGNRFHTGDIGFLDQDGYLTLADRKKDMIISLGHKVFPRQIEAAIYMHPDVNEVIVIGIPHPELGQAAKAFIAFKPGRPELSLRKVAAFLSNKLAWFEIPVAVEIRPSLPKTAVGKLSKKKLLDEIDVATRLSSASDAAY; encoded by the coding sequence TTGGAAGCGCATATCTGGGAGAAATCATATCCCGTTGGCACTCAGTGGGGAGCTCCGTTGCCTCCAGCCGCGACTATCGAGCACTTCCTCGAGAAGGCAGCAGATAAGCTGCCGGAAAGGGCAGCAGTCACATTTTATGATCAGGTCTTGACCTATTCAGAGTTATGGCAGCTTGCAAAGCGAGCGGCCAGGGGATTGCAGCAGCAGGGAGTGGGTCCGGGCGTGCAAGTCGGCCTACATCTTTCGAATTGTCCGCAATTGGTCATTTGTTTCTTCGCGATTCTGGTAGCCGGCGGACGTGTCGTGCTGCTTAATCCAGAACTGGCTGAAGGCGAAATACGCAATCAAGTGGCGGATTCAGAGATCCGTTTAGCCATTACATTTGCAGCGACCAAAATCTCCGAACGCATCGCTCCGCTGCTGAAAAGTGGAGATCTAGATACACTAGTCGTTTGCACGGCGGAGGACCTGCCCTGCAGAGGGATTCTCTCCGTATCGCCCTCGTTTTACCGCACGCCCGAGCCGCGCGAGATGAAATTCAAGGACCTCATCGCCAATGACGGCTTGTTCGTTTACCATCCCCGGGGGGCACTGGATCGAGAGATTGCAGTCATTCTTTACACGGGCGGGACGACAGGGCTACCGAAGGGAGTGATGCTTTCACATGCAGGCCTATGTGCGATGGTCAATATTGACCTCGCCTGGACTGGCAACTGCCGACGCTACGGAAAGGACACGACGTTGGTCGTCCTGCCTCTCTTCCACGTCTTTGGCATGTCGATTCTTATGCTTTCTTCAATAGCTGCAGCTGCGCACATAGTTCTGCACGTGCGTTTCGATCCCGAACAGATTTTACTCGACATCAAGCGAATGCGCGTCACCACTTTTGCCGCTGTTCCAACCATGTACGCCGCGATTATTGATCTGCTTGAAAGCAAGATATCTGACCTGTCCTCGCTAAGATATTGCACCTGCGGCGGCGCACCTATAGCCGCGGATATGCTTGCCAAGTTTGAGACGCTAACGGGGCAAATGCTGAGAGAGGGCTACGGCTTGACCGAGACCGCGGCAGTGGCAGCAATGCATCCCCTCGAAGGTCCGATACGGCCCGGCACCGTTGGCGTCCCTCAACCACACACCGTAATAGAAATTGTCGACTTTGAAACGGGTATGACTGTTCTGCCTCACGGCGAGCAAGGAGAGGTCTGCATTCGTGGCCCTCAATTGATGAGCGGGTACTGGAAGCAACCGGATGAGACGGCTTTTGTCTTTCGCGGTAACCGCTTCCACACGGGCGACATAGGCTTCCTCGACCAGGATGGCTACCTTACTCTTGCTGATCGCAAGAAGGATATGATCATCTCGCTTGGCCACAAGGTCTTTCCTCGGCAGATTGAGGCGGCCATCTACATGCATCCCGATGTCAACGAAGTAATCGTGATCGGCATTCCGCACCCCGAACTTGGCCAGGCCGCCAAAGCATTTATTGCGTTTAAACCTGGCCGACCAGAATTGAGCTTAAGGAAGGTCGCAGCCTTTCTGTCAAATAAGCTAGCCTGGTTCGAGATACCGGTTGCTGTGGAGATTCGGCCTAGCTTGCCGAAAACTGCTGTCGGAAAGCTCTCGAAGAAGAAGTTGCTAGACGAAATAGACGTAGCAACACGGCTTTCATCCGCATCAGATGCTGCCTATTAG
- a CDS encoding phytanoyl-CoA dioxygenase family protein: MRDTSKSNRSLVDQERVLEYAEHGFTLGDQLLTDDEADELFEIISSVVTDEHNPHHQRVHDFRHGGRPLLHIRNMWQRFEQFNRLHKNARLINALSDLTGAESFNLWQDRFFYKPAESGGFHTWHQDAAYLPFMHPYNQLTAWIALNDADEENGAMSMVPGSQNWGDASEFIEEIASYAGDDRPLPNNYGGRAVDVELCPVKKGCVHFHTGLTWHASGPNWSSRPRCGIALHYVVAPVRFDATHKFAKDYGGAHGNLLDPELYPLVAISHPAVA, translated from the coding sequence ATGCGGGACACATCTAAATCAAATAGATCATTGGTCGATCAGGAACGAGTGCTAGAATATGCAGAACATGGCTTCACGCTCGGTGACCAGCTTTTGACTGACGACGAGGCCGATGAGCTTTTTGAGATCATCAGCTCCGTAGTGACCGATGAGCACAACCCCCATCATCAAAGGGTACACGACTTTCGACATGGAGGGCGCCCCCTCCTACATATTCGCAATATGTGGCAGAGATTCGAGCAGTTCAACCGGCTGCATAAAAACGCACGGCTCATCAACGCTCTGAGCGACCTGACCGGAGCTGAAAGCTTCAATCTTTGGCAAGATAGATTCTTCTACAAGCCGGCGGAATCTGGTGGTTTTCACACGTGGCACCAGGATGCTGCGTATTTACCCTTCATGCACCCATACAACCAATTGACGGCCTGGATCGCGTTAAATGACGCCGACGAAGAGAACGGAGCCATGTCTATGGTTCCTGGATCGCAGAATTGGGGCGACGCCAGCGAGTTTATAGAGGAGATCGCCTCTTACGCGGGCGACGACCGTCCTTTGCCAAACAACTATGGCGGTCGCGCTGTCGATGTTGAGCTGTGCCCAGTAAAGAAAGGCTGTGTGCATTTCCATACCGGCCTGACTTGGCATGCATCAGGCCCAAACTGGAGCTCACGTCCACGCTGCGGAATTGCACTCCATTATGTGGTTGCGCCGGTGCGGTTCGATGCAACGCACAAATTTGCGAAGGACTACGGTGGCGCGCATGGCAATCTGCTGGATCCGGAACTCTATCCACTTGTCGCGATCAGTCACCCGGCAGTGGCCTAG
- a CDS encoding TIGR00730 family Rossman fold protein yields the protein MSYNASIAVFCGGRPGVDPSFSVAAAELGRGIAKLGFRLVYGGGGAGIMGALAEAALMAGGDVVGVIPEFFMMRESVNRRCTELIVTPNMHLRKRRMFDIADAFVAMPGGLGTLDETFEMLTSRQLGLHDKPILICDVAGSAAPLLDAISDLTRMGFVAAPERLFEAFPSIDALLTRLPAIWPQGLLEAP from the coding sequence ATGTCTTACAATGCTTCGATAGCAGTGTTCTGCGGAGGAAGGCCCGGAGTTGACCCCTCCTTCTCGGTTGCGGCCGCCGAGCTCGGGCGAGGAATAGCAAAATTGGGCTTCCGCCTAGTATACGGGGGTGGTGGCGCTGGCATCATGGGTGCTCTTGCGGAGGCGGCCTTGATGGCCGGGGGCGATGTCGTAGGCGTGATCCCGGAATTCTTTATGATGCGCGAGTCGGTGAACAGGCGCTGTACAGAGTTGATCGTGACACCAAACATGCACCTGCGGAAACGCCGCATGTTTGACATCGCGGATGCCTTCGTCGCAATGCCAGGCGGGTTAGGCACTCTGGATGAGACGTTCGAAATGTTGACGTCGCGTCAGCTAGGTCTTCACGACAAACCAATTCTTATCTGCGACGTAGCAGGATCGGCAGCTCCTCTGCTTGATGCGATCAGCGATCTAACCCGCATGGGCTTTGTTGCGGCGCCGGAACGCCTTTTCGAGGCGTTCCCATCCATCGACGCACTGCTTACCCGACTTCCCGCCATTTGGCCCCAAGGGCTGTTGGAGGCGCCCTAA
- a CDS encoding LD-carboxypeptidase: MTANSVSLEVAGSGFDLRRAPHLSVGDTIRVVCPGWPALALMSEARRERAEAALRALGLKVSYGKNAFAPVAHAAGSAAERASDINDAFRDPSVAGILCAIGGVHSLDLLPLLDYDCIASNPKIFISHSNNASLNLAILAKARLISFQPVCFTNHFGEFPAPAPETLQNFQIACMSCDPIYLRPVGTRTDAPLPFLFDPSHDMAGRPRNLSGGWRWLRHGCASGPLIGGLLSTLVDVADTDWAPSFARAILYWDLTHYNGNVVAADAYLAAMARRGILAQLSGMIVGYPCRVPRHDSMASLDEIVVKWCAEFDGPILVDADCGHTDPTWVLPLGSDGHLDSRADAFWCAPGTMPTSSRPDRSLAR, encoded by the coding sequence ATGACGGCGAACTCGGTTTCACTCGAAGTGGCTGGTTCAGGCTTCGATCTTCGGCGCGCACCACACCTGTCGGTCGGAGATACCATCCGGGTTGTCTGTCCCGGATGGCCGGCGCTAGCACTTATGAGCGAAGCGCGACGCGAGCGCGCGGAAGCCGCGCTCAGGGCTTTGGGCCTCAAGGTTAGTTATGGTAAGAATGCATTCGCGCCTGTTGCACACGCCGCCGGCTCGGCGGCTGAACGCGCATCAGACATCAACGACGCTTTCAGAGATCCATCCGTCGCTGGCATCCTGTGCGCGATCGGCGGCGTTCATTCGCTCGATCTGCTGCCGCTGCTTGACTACGACTGCATCGCTAGTAATCCAAAAATTTTCATCAGTCATTCAAACAATGCATCTCTCAACCTCGCGATCCTCGCAAAGGCGCGGCTAATCTCCTTTCAACCGGTGTGCTTCACCAATCACTTTGGTGAATTTCCCGCACCAGCCCCAGAGACACTGCAGAACTTTCAAATCGCTTGCATGAGCTGTGATCCAATTTATTTGCGACCGGTTGGGACAAGGACTGATGCGCCGTTGCCGTTTCTATTCGACCCGAGCCATGATATGGCTGGCCGACCACGAAACCTGTCCGGCGGATGGCGTTGGCTCAGGCACGGTTGTGCGAGCGGCCCTCTTATCGGCGGCCTTCTTTCAACGCTTGTCGATGTAGCTGATACCGATTGGGCTCCATCTTTCGCGCGAGCAATTCTTTACTGGGACCTCACCCATTACAACGGCAATGTCGTGGCAGCGGATGCTTACCTTGCGGCGATGGCAAGACGAGGTATCCTTGCGCAGCTCTCAGGTATGATCGTCGGTTATCCGTGCCGGGTGCCTCGCCACGATTCGATGGCCTCACTCGATGAAATAGTTGTGAAATGGTGCGCTGAGTTTGACGGGCCTATACTTGTGGATGCCGACTGTGGTCACACCGATCCGACCTGGGTGCTTCCACTCGGATCAGATGGCCATCTCGATTCGCGCGCCGATGCGTTCTGGTGCGCCCCGGGCACAATGCCCACGTCCAGCCGGCCAGATCGCTCGCTCGCTAGGTAG
- a CDS encoding acyl carrier protein, with amino-acid sequence MTSADVDPNSAKRVRQVTDVELVKVWAETLQLEHVDMDANVFELGADSLAIVQVCMKLREIFDQEIRVSTLFRFPTIRSLAEHLRQQSDRRASRY; translated from the coding sequence ATGACGTCCGCGGACGTGGACCCGAACTCGGCGAAGCGGGTCAGACAGGTGACGGATGTCGAATTGGTCAAGGTTTGGGCAGAAACATTGCAGCTTGAGCACGTGGATATGGATGCAAATGTGTTCGAGCTTGGTGCGGATTCTCTCGCTATTGTGCAGGTATGTATGAAACTGCGCGAGATATTCGATCAAGAAATCCGCGTGTCGACATTATTTCGGTTCCCTACGATTCGTAGCCTTGCGGAGCATTTAAGGCAGCAGAGTGACCGACGCGCGTCGCGATATTAA
- a CDS encoding aldo/keto reductase, which produces MIRRRLGKSDLHITPLGIGTWAMGGPIKNWGRGPQSDHDSLAAMERALDMGVNWIDTAPVYGIGHAEELVGTLLKRRAGGTRPLIFTKCGIRWDKDENYTLSLSEASLRRELEKSLLRLGAEVIDLYQIHTPSYPRRSPYKGGIEEAMVAMSRFRAEGKVREIGISNCDVPQIQAALSIAEISCLQPQYSLLQREVEQQVLPFCAQKGIGVIVYSPMHSGLLSGTTSKEKLASLPEDDWRRRQPDFQEPKLSVNLEQAERVKRVARRYGCTAAEIAVAWTLRTNSVTGAIVGLRKPEQVDAVFGAASRILNNNDIAEIEGDLIRSHNDR; this is translated from the coding sequence ATGATCCGGCGAAGATTGGGAAAGTCCGATCTCCATATCACACCCCTCGGCATCGGGACATGGGCGATGGGTGGTCCCATCAAGAACTGGGGTCGAGGTCCTCAGTCCGACCACGACTCGCTCGCTGCGATGGAACGAGCACTTGATATGGGCGTGAATTGGATCGACACCGCACCGGTCTACGGCATCGGTCATGCCGAAGAGCTTGTCGGTACCCTGCTCAAACGTAGGGCCGGCGGAACTAGGCCACTCATCTTCACAAAATGCGGAATACGCTGGGACAAGGACGAGAACTATACCTTAAGCCTCAGCGAGGCGTCACTGCGGCGCGAACTCGAGAAAAGCCTCCTAAGGCTCGGGGCGGAGGTCATTGATCTTTACCAGATCCATACTCCGTCTTATCCGCGGCGTTCACCGTACAAAGGTGGAATCGAAGAGGCGATGGTCGCTATGTCACGGTTCCGCGCGGAGGGCAAGGTCCGTGAAATCGGTATCTCAAATTGCGACGTGCCGCAAATCCAAGCCGCATTGTCGATCGCCGAGATCTCATGCCTGCAGCCACAATATTCGCTGCTGCAGCGCGAGGTTGAGCAGCAGGTGCTACCCTTCTGCGCCCAGAAAGGAATCGGCGTAATAGTCTATTCGCCCATGCACTCAGGACTGCTTAGCGGCACGACATCAAAAGAGAAGTTGGCAAGCTTGCCTGAGGATGATTGGCGGCGGCGCCAGCCTGACTTTCAGGAGCCGAAGCTGTCTGTAAATCTAGAGCAGGCCGAACGGGTGAAGCGGGTCGCGAGGCGATATGGCTGCACGGCCGCGGAGATCGCGGTAGCTTGGACGCTGCGTACAAATTCGGTCACAGGTGCAATTGTTGGTCTACGAAAACCTGAACAGGTGGACGCAGTGTTCGGGGCCGCGAGCCGCATCCTAAATAATAATGACATTGCTGAGATTGAGGGGGATCTGATTAGGTCGCATAATGACCGATGA